The Chitinivibrionales bacterium genome includes the window GACACTTCTTGGTAACGGCATACGTACCTGGGTGCATGTCCGGGATATCGACAACCATTACTCGGGGATGGTCAAAGCCCGCCGGGTGTTTTTCGCCGAAAAGGACCTGACCCAAAAGAGCCGGTATCTGGCCAGTACGGGCATCGAAGGCGCTTCCATCGACACCCATTCACTGGTAACGGTCGACTGTATGTCCCTATCGAATTGTGTTCCGGAGCAGATTGTCCGCATGGAGGCACTTGATCATCTCTCCCCCACAATCGATTACGGCGTTACTTTCGAGCGGGGGCTCAGGGTACGGTTCGGCGACCGCTCCCATCTCTATATCTCGGGAACGGCCAGTATCGATAATAAAGGCACCGTACTCCATCTCAGCGATATCACACAGCAGACCCGGAGGACTTTAGAAAATATGAAAGCGCTGCTGGAACCCCATGGCGCGACATTATCCGATATGGCCTATCTTTTCGTCTATCTTCGGGACCCCCATGCAATCGACATTGTCCGCTCAATAGTCCAAAGGCATGTTCCGGAAAGCATCCCGATTCTCTATACCCAGGCAGCAGTGTGCCGGCCGTCATGGCTGGTTGAAATGGAAGGGGTGGGGATTATCCGGGATGATACCCCCTATCCGGTTTTTCTCTAAAAAGCCAATTGTATGCTCCGCCATTGGACATGAACGGCATAGAAAAGATATTTTTTAGATAACTACTCAGGTGGACCGGTCTCGTCATTCCGCCAAAAGCCTAAATGACGCCTGAAATCGTCCATAGGAACCTGAGTAGCTACTTTTTTAGTTTCGATTTACAAGGTACCTGTCAGCCATTCACCGGGATTATAATGAAAAAAAGTCTCAATGTCAAAAAACTCTCCGAGTGGGGGATTCCGTTTCAGAAGAAGTTTTTTATTGCCGGCCCCTGCAGTGCCGAATCTGAAGAACAGGTTATTGCGACTGCGCAGGAGTTGTCCAGGCATACTGTTTCCGTATTCAGGGCGGGTATATGGAAACCCAGGACTCGGCCGGGCACTTTTGAGGGTGTTGGCGCCGAGGGGCTGAAATGGCTTAAACAGGCCGGAAAAATAACCGGTCTTCCGGTGGCAACAGAGGTCGCAAATGCCCGCCAGCTCGAGCAGTGTCTGAAAAAAGGGATCGATATGATCTGGATCGGCGCACGAACATCGACCAACCCCTTTGCAGTCCAGGATATTGCCGATGCCCTTAAAGGCGCCGATATACCGGTCCTGATAAAAAACCCCATGAATGCAGATGTCGAACTTTGGCTCGGGGCGATCGAACGGATCAACAAGGCGGGTATCACCCGGATCATGGCCCTCCACCGGGGGTTCGCCACCTACCGTCAGGACAGATACCGCAATCAGCCGATCTGGCGGGTCCCGATCGAGCTGCGGCGGCGCTTTCCGAAATTACCCATTATCTGCGATCCGAGTCATATCTGCGGAAACAGGAAATATATCTCCGAGATCGCCCAGGAAGCTCTCGACTTTCTCTTTGACGGCCTCATGATCGAAGTACACCGGAATCCCGACAAAGCCCTGAGCGACGCCAAACAACAGTTGACTCCCAGGCAGTACGGAAACCTGATTAAAAACCTGAAAATTAAAGATATCTCCCTTGAAGAAAACGATTTTAACGAAAAACTGAGCCTCCTCCGTAACGATATCGATACGATCGACAATAATATTATCGCCCTTCTGGGCAAACGGATGGATGACGTAAAGCAGATCGGTGAATTGAAACAGCAGAATAAAGTCTCGCTTCTTCAGCCTGCCCGATGGGACCAGATTGTCAAAAGCAGAATCGACCAGGCAAAGGAACATAGTCTCAATCCCGATTTTGTGCGCGATATTTACGAACATATTCACGAAGAGGCATTGACTATACAGGAGGAAATGGGGAAAGCAATGGAGTGATGGAATGGTGGCGTACCGGCGTGCTGGAGAATTATTATCTCTTACGGATTTTTCCCAGTGCTCCATTACTCCAATACTCCATCACCCCAACTCTTTTCATGTGCTATGTATCCGATCTATCTGAAACTGACCGAGAAGCCCTGCCTTGTTGTAGGCGGGGGAACCGTTGCCGAGCGCAAGATCGCCTCCCTTATCGAAGAAGGGGCCCGGATAACCGTAATCGCTCCTGAAGTAACACCATCGATTGTCGCCCGGGCCAAGGAAAAGAAAATTGAAACATTACACAAGCGTCGTTATAATAAAGGTGAAGCAAAGGATTATTTTCTCATAATTGCGGCAACCGGCGATGCAGAGACCAATAAAGTCGTCAGTATGGACGCCCATGAGGCGGAACGGCTTGTTAACGTCGTCGATGTGCCTGATTTATGCAGCTTTTACGTGCCCGCACGGGTAACAAAAGGCAATCTCTCCATTGCAATCTCGACTGCGGGTTCATTTCCCGGGATGGCAAAGAAGATCAGAAAAGAGCTGGAACCGCTTTTTCCCGATACCTACGCTCCCCTGCTGGAGGTGCTGAATAATTTTCGTTGCGAACTTAAAAAGCGGGAACCGTCCTCAAAAAAACGGATGGATATTTATCGGCGTATCGGAGAGTCATCAGAACTACAGGAATATCTTAAAGGGAATACACAACCGCTGGAAAGGCTTTTAGCGCAGTGCAGATACTACTGACAGGCATTAATCATTCAACTGCACCGGTAAATATCAGAGAAAAATTCGCCTTCTCCAAAGCCGAAACCGGAGAATTTCTTCTCACCCTCCTGGGAAAACCGGGTATAGAGGAAGCGCTTCTTTTGAGCACCTGCAACAGGACTGAAATACTTGTCCGGTACGGCGCCGTCTCTTCTGAAGAACGGGTGACACTCCCCCGCCTT containing:
- a CDS encoding bifunctional precorrin-2 dehydrogenase/sirohydrochlorin ferrochelatase, encoding MLHYSNTPSPQLFSCAMYPIYLKLTEKPCLVVGGGTVAERKIASLIEEGARITVIAPEVTPSIVARAKEKKIETLHKRRYNKGEAKDYFLIIAATGDAETNKVVSMDAHEAERLVNVVDVPDLCSFYVPARVTKGNLSIAISTAGSFPGMAKKIRKELEPLFPDTYAPLLEVLNNFRCELKKREPSSKKRMDIYRRIGESSELQEYLKGNTQPLERLLAQCRYY
- a CDS encoding 3-deoxy-7-phosphoheptulonate synthase; translated protein: MKKSLNVKKLSEWGIPFQKKFFIAGPCSAESEEQVIATAQELSRHTVSVFRAGIWKPRTRPGTFEGVGAEGLKWLKQAGKITGLPVATEVANARQLEQCLKKGIDMIWIGARTSTNPFAVQDIADALKGADIPVLIKNPMNADVELWLGAIERINKAGITRIMALHRGFATYRQDRYRNQPIWRVPIELRRRFPKLPIICDPSHICGNRKYISEIAQEALDFLFDGLMIEVHRNPDKALSDAKQQLTPRQYGNLIKNLKIKDISLEENDFNEKLSLLRNDIDTIDNNIIALLGKRMDDVKQIGELKQQNKVSLLQPARWDQIVKSRIDQAKEHSLNPDFVRDIYEHIHEEALTIQEEMGKAME